TGGTCGGGGTTTCTCACCTGCATACCTGGTTGGATGGCTATGCGCCGATACTGGGCGTCTGGGGTCTTAGCTGGGCCTTGGCATTAAGTGCCGGTGCACTGGTGCTGCTGTTTACCAAGAGAACCTGGATTCTCAGCAGTCTGGTTCTGGCAGTTCTTTGGACTTCCGGTGGGATGTTGCAGAAGGTTGAATGGGTTGAAGTGAGCGGAAAGCCAATTGATATTGCTCTATTGCAAGGCAATGTTCCGCAGGAAAGGAAGTGGCTGTCCGATGAGTTCTTTCCTACCCTTGAGCGTTATATCGGCATGACTAAAATGAACTTGGATGCCGATGTGATTGTCTGGCCGGAGACGGCAGTGCCGGCCTATTTTGACGTTGTGCATAGAGGCGCTTTGAGAAGCTTTATTGCCGATGCGAAGTTGTTGCAGAAAGATATTCTGGTCGGCGTGATCGCCGGAGGTCGCAACAGTGAAAATTACTATAATGCGCTGATTAATGTCGGCAAGGTCGAAGATCGCTACTATAAACATCATCTGGTGCCTTTCAGCGAATACTTTCCTTTTGATAGCGCTTTCCGCTTTTTAAGCGGCCTGTTTGAAATTCCTTATGCTACCTTCAGTGCCGGTTCCGCCGATCAGCAGCCGATCGAACTCGGCGGCCATAAAGCGGGATTAAGTATCTGTTTCGAAATGGCGTTCGGCGAAGAGCTGGCCAGACAATTGCCGCAGGCTGAGTATCTTGTGACCGTGTCGAATGACGCCTGGTTCGCGCATACGTTGGAGCCTGCGCAGCAATTGCAAGATGTGCAGATGCGGGCGCTGGAGCTGGGAAGAGAAATTGCTCGCGCAACCAATACCGGCTATACCGCTGTAGTTGGTGTCGATGGGCGGATTAAAGCGGAAATTGAACCCTATCAGGAAGGGGTCTTGAGAACAGAGGTTCAGCCGTATCAAGGATTGACTCCTTACGCACAGTGGCAGCGCTTGCCGATCGTGTTGTTGATCGGACTAGTTTTGCTTTTCAGTCTTTCTGGCCGCCTGTTTAAGCGTAAGGGGTGAGGTTTATTCGCGTGGTCGCAAGGGTTTTTAATGCGGAGGGTTGAAAGCCGGGTGTTCTTCATCCATCGCCGCGGCAATGCGCAGGCGTAAAACCGTGATCTGAGTCGGGTCGGAAAGGCTTAAGGCTTTGTCGATAAGAAGCTTTTCCAGTACCGGAAGATCCATATCCAGAAACTCGTCAACGCCTTTTTCCACATCGTTAAGGTATTCGGCCAGAATATTGATGTCTTCGTTAACATCTTTTTGAACTTGTTGGAATTCTTTGGCTGTCAGATCGGCCAGGTCGTGGTCGGCTTGCTCAGCTTGTTCGATCGCGTGCCCCAGAACCTGCCATGTTTTATATTCGGCCAAGGCGGCTTTCTCTTTGGCGTGATTCAAAAGGGTGCGATAGGCTTTCAACATTTTATTGCTGCTCATTATTGTCTCCTGATTGACTCTTGTTCTGGCGTATTGTCTATGCAGCGGGCTCACTTTGACCGGTTTCGCCGGGCATTTGCAAAACTAACGTGCAAAGGGTTGCACGCCCTAATATAATACTGAACTTATTTATTTTTCGATAGCAACAGTTCAAATTGCCTGGCCGAAAGTTCGTTGAAAAAGTGAACTTGAGCCGCAAAGAATCGAGTAAAGGACCGAAAGAAATTATCATGGCAGACATGCAATACCAACCTCAAAAACTTGAAGCGGAAATTCAGAAAATCTGGGACGATAATCAAACGTTTGTCGCCAAGGAAGACGACAGTAAAGAGAAGTTCTACTGTCTGTCCATGTTCCCTTATCCAAGCGGAAAACTGCATATGGGGCATGTGCGTAATTACACCATCGGTGATGTTATTTCCCGTTTTCAGCGTATGCAGGGCAAAAATGTCTTGCAGCCTATGGGTTGGGATGCGTTTGGTCTGCCGGCAGAAAACGCCGCTATGCAGAATAAAGCCGCGCCTGCCGAGTGGACTTACTCCAATATCGATTATATGCGTAACCAGCTGAAATCCCTGGGATTAGGGTACGACTGGAGTCGAGAAATTGCGACCTGCCACCCGGAATATTACCGTTGGGAGCAGTGGCTGTTCACCAAACTGATGGAGAAAGGTTTGGTGTACCGCAAATTGTCGGTCGTGAACTGGGATCCGGTTGATCAGTGCGTACTGGCGAACGAACAGGTTATTGACGGAAAGGGTTGGCGCTCTGGTGCTCCGGTTGAGCGCAAAGAGATTGCTCAGTGGTTCCTGCGTATTACCGATTATGCTGAAGAGCTATTGCAAGATATCGATCAGCTTGACGGTTGGCCGGAACAGGTTAAAACCATGCAGAAAAACTGGATCGGTAAATCGACCGGTCTGCAGATCTCTTTCCCGATCGAAGGCAAGTCGAATCAGACACTGGATGTCTATACCACCCGTCCGGATACGCTGATGGGTGTCAGTTATGTGGCTGTGGCAGCCGATCATCCTTTGGCGCACAAGGCTTCGATTCATAACGAGCCATTGGCGCACTTTATGGAAGAGTGCTCGCATATTTCCACTTCCGAAGCGGATATGGAAACCATGGAGAAGAAAGGGGTTGATACCGGTGTCCGTGTACGCCATCCGATTACCGGCGAGATCGTTCCGGTATGGGCCGCTAACTTTGTGTTGATGGGTTATGGTACCGGTGCGGTTATGGCGGTTCCAGCGCATGATCAGCGCGATTATGAGTTTGCCAAGAAATACGAATTGCCGATTAATCCGGTTATTCTTCCTCAGGGTGAAGAGTCCGTTGATGTATCTGAGTCGGCTTATACCGATAAAGGCGTGCTGTTTAATTCCGGTGAGTTTGACGGATTGAAATCGGAGGAAGCGCTCGAAGCCATGGCGAAAGTGCTTGGTGAAAAAGATCTTGGCGAAAAACAGACCAACTACCGTCTACGCGACTGGGGGGTTTCCCGTCAGCGTTACTGGGGTTGTCCGATTCCGGTGATCTATTGCCCGGCCTGTGGTGCTTTGCCGGTTCCGGAAGATCAGTTGCCGGTTAAGTTGCCGGAAGATCTGGTTCCGGATGGTGCTGGTTCACCGTTGGCCAAACTGGACGAATTCAAAAACTGCAGTTGCCCGCAGTGTGGCGGGCGTGCCAAACGTGAAACCGATACCTTCGATACGTTCTTTGAGTCTTCATGGTATTACGCTCGCTACACCTCGAAGGATTGCGGGACTGCAATGCTGGATGAGCGTGCTGATCATTGGTTGCCGGTCGATCAGTATATCGGCGGGATCGAGCACGCGATTCTGCATCTGCTGTATGCGCGATTCTTCCATAAGCTGATGCGCGATCAAGGACTGGTGAAAAGCGACGAGCCATTTAAAAACCTGTTGACTCAGGGGATGGTTCTGGCCAGCAGCTGGTATTCTCAGGACGAGTCCGGTAAGCAGACATGGCATTCTCCTTTGGACGTTGAACCGGTCACCGATGAGAAAGGGAATGTGGTCAGCGGCAAACTGAAGTCGGATGGTTCCGAGGTTCAGTACGGTGGCGTGATTAAAATGTCGAAGTCGAAAAACAACGGTATCGATCCGCAGACTTTGATTGATCAGTACGGTGCCGATACTCTGCGTCTGTATATTATGTTTGCCGCTCCGCCGGAGCAGAGTCTGGAATGGTCTGATAAAGGGGTTGAAGGTTGTTCGCGCTTCCTGAACCGTGTCTGGCGTCAGGTTAACAGTCATCTGGAAAGCGGCGTCGTTGCCGCGCCGGTGGCCTCGGAAGCTTTAAGTAAAGATGCCAAGGCATTGCGTTTGAAACTGCATGAAACCTTGCAGAAAGTCAGTGATGACATGGGACGTCGTCAGACTTTCAATACGGCGATTGCGGCTTGTATGGAACTGTTGAATGACATCGGTAAGTTCACTGTACAGAGCGATGCAGACAAAGGTTTGATGCAGGAAGCGATGGAAATTCTGGTCCTGATGTTGTCACCGATGACTCCGCATATGGCGCAGACTCTATGGGAAGCTTTAGGCAAAGAAGGTCTGGTCGTTGATGTTGATTGGCCGAAAGTTGATGAATCGGCTTTGGTCAAATCGGAAATCGAATTGATGGTGCAGGTTAATGGTAAGTTGCGCGGTAAGATTGAAGTTGCTGCCGATGCCGATAAAGATGCGATTCTGGAAGCCGCGAAAAACGATGAAGCGGTTCAGAAGTTCATTGATGGTAAGGAACTGGTCAAAGAGATCTATGTTCCGGGGCGCCTGGTTAACCTAGTGGTCAAAGGTTGATTGACGACACCTTATCGATAGGCAAAACAGAGGAATTTCGATGCAAAAAATGCTGAAAAGTTGGCTGCTGGTTTTAGGTACGGCGTTCATGGTTGTGCAGCTCGGTGCGTGCAGTTTTCAGCTGCGTGGCTCGGATGGCGAGGTGCAATTTGCCAATGCCGAATTGAAAACGATTCTTTTGCAGGCTGAACCGGATACGGACAGTGCGATTAAACGTGAATTGAAAAACCTTATGCCGCCTTCGGTTGAGCTGGAAACGGTACAGAAACTGATTTCGACGCAAAGTGCGCAAGCGATTAATCGTGAGATCGGATTGATTCTCGGTTCAA
The genomic region above belongs to Thiomicrorhabdus xiamenensis and contains:
- the lnt gene encoding apolipoprotein N-acyltransferase, encoding MKFLKRVIGFMRPGREHLAALVLGGLAVMAFAPFGYSPVMLGSLAGLFALWMKAATPYDGAKLGLWYGLGLFGVGVSWLFSSIYLFAEVLLPLAVLLTFGWIVYLALFVSAAGWMSVKFKSRPALTLLGLFPALWVLFELLRGMVFGGYPFLLVGVSHLHTWLDGYAPILGVWGLSWALALSAGALVLLFTKRTWILSSLVLAVLWTSGGMLQKVEWVEVSGKPIDIALLQGNVPQERKWLSDEFFPTLERYIGMTKMNLDADVIVWPETAVPAYFDVVHRGALRSFIADAKLLQKDILVGVIAGGRNSENYYNALINVGKVEDRYYKHHLVPFSEYFPFDSAFRFLSGLFEIPYATFSAGSADQQPIELGGHKAGLSICFEMAFGEELARQLPQAEYLVTVSNDAWFAHTLEPAQQLQDVQMRALELGREIARATNTGYTAVVGVDGRIKAEIEPYQEGVLRTEVQPYQGLTPYAQWQRLPIVLLIGLVLLFSLSGRLFKRKG
- the leuS gene encoding leucine--tRNA ligase; its protein translation is MADMQYQPQKLEAEIQKIWDDNQTFVAKEDDSKEKFYCLSMFPYPSGKLHMGHVRNYTIGDVISRFQRMQGKNVLQPMGWDAFGLPAENAAMQNKAAPAEWTYSNIDYMRNQLKSLGLGYDWSREIATCHPEYYRWEQWLFTKLMEKGLVYRKLSVVNWDPVDQCVLANEQVIDGKGWRSGAPVERKEIAQWFLRITDYAEELLQDIDQLDGWPEQVKTMQKNWIGKSTGLQISFPIEGKSNQTLDVYTTRPDTLMGVSYVAVAADHPLAHKASIHNEPLAHFMEECSHISTSEADMETMEKKGVDTGVRVRHPITGEIVPVWAANFVLMGYGTGAVMAVPAHDQRDYEFAKKYELPINPVILPQGEESVDVSESAYTDKGVLFNSGEFDGLKSEEALEAMAKVLGEKDLGEKQTNYRLRDWGVSRQRYWGCPIPVIYCPACGALPVPEDQLPVKLPEDLVPDGAGSPLAKLDEFKNCSCPQCGGRAKRETDTFDTFFESSWYYARYTSKDCGTAMLDERADHWLPVDQYIGGIEHAILHLLYARFFHKLMRDQGLVKSDEPFKNLLTQGMVLASSWYSQDESGKQTWHSPLDVEPVTDEKGNVVSGKLKSDGSEVQYGGVIKMSKSKNNGIDPQTLIDQYGADTLRLYIMFAAPPEQSLEWSDKGVEGCSRFLNRVWRQVNSHLESGVVAAPVASEALSKDAKALRLKLHETLQKVSDDMGRRQTFNTAIAACMELLNDIGKFTVQSDADKGLMQEAMEILVLMLSPMTPHMAQTLWEALGKEGLVVDVDWPKVDESALVKSEIELMVQVNGKLRGKIEVAADADKDAILEAAKNDEAVQKFIDGKELVKEIYVPGRLVNLVVKG
- a CDS encoding zinc ribbon-containing protein, with the protein product MSSNKMLKAYRTLLNHAKEKAALAEYKTWQVLGHAIEQAEQADHDLADLTAKEFQQVQKDVNEDINILAEYLNDVEKGVDEFLDMDLPVLEKLLIDKALSLSDPTQITVLRLRIAAAMDEEHPAFNPPH
- a CDS encoding LPS assembly lipoprotein LptE produces the protein MQKMLKSWLLVLGTAFMVVQLGACSFQLRGSDGEVQFANAELKTILLQAEPDTDSAIKRELKNLMPPSVELETVQKLISTQSAQAINREIGLILGSTQKSAKRTSVSAIGETTAEFIRWSQPYQVRDASGKVLLTDNAFAYRDRQIDPQGVMAANQERYELEKQMAREIAEQIVRRLQYLQAK